CAGGTAGCTTTCAACCTCGCATTTGCACAGTCATAACTGTTCTTGTATTCGGCATAGAGTGTTTTGAATTCATAGAGTAGTTCTTGATCGCTCTTGTCCTTTTAATGATGCGTTTTGCCTATGGTTGAATGGTTTTGTGATTGAACTTGTTTTCATCATGCGTCTTGCATTTGCATAATCATAACTGTTTTAGTATTCGATATAGAGTGTTTTGAATACATTAGAGTAGTTCTTAATAGCTCTTGTCCTTTTCATCATGCGTTTTGCCTATGCTTTAATGGTTTGTGATTGAACTTGTTTTCATCATGCGTTTTGCCTATGGTTGAATAGTTTGTGATTGAACTTTTTTTCAGGTGGATACCGTTGCGTATCACCTCTCTGTCTTGAAACCATTGTTTCCATATGGTATCAACGTTCTGTCCCTGTTCACTGGAATTGGCGGTGGAGAAGTGGCGCTCCACCGTCTCCAGATTCCAATGAAGACCGTCGTTTCGGTGGAGATCTCAGCAGTGAACAGAAACATTCTCAAGGACTTCTGGGAGCAAACCAACCAGAAAGGAACCCTGATAGAGTTTGCAGACGTGCAAGACCTGAGTAACGAGAAGATCGTGGAGTTGATGAAGCAGTTTGGTGGGTTTGATCTAGTGATCGGAGGTAGCCCCTGCAACAACCTCGCTGGTGGTAACAGAGTGAGCAGGAGTGGTCTTGAAGGTGATCAGTCCTGTTTGTTCTATGAGTATTGTCGGATTCTCGATGTGGTGCGAGAAACAACAAAGACGATGAGAAGATCCTAGGCAGTGGGAGGTTGAGATAGTTTCTTATAACATAAGTTGTGCAGACAATCTGTGTCTTGTTTGGTTCTTACTTAGCAGACCTTGAATGTAGTGACTCTCATTTGGATTCTGCTAAGCTTTGAGGATAACTCAgctttaaataattacataattaTATGGTTGTGTtaaatttaggatttagaaaaataatccAGTTACAAAATAATGATTCTTTATACTTCAACTATTTGGATTACAAAATCTACTTTGAGATTTCTCCAAAAATAATTCAAacacgttttttaaaaaacttatgaAGTAGAGTTctgtttcaaaatttgcattaCAACAAGAAAAATCACAACAAGTGTTAGTACCATCATATGATAAAAACATGAAGTACTTAAGATAGGCACTGGAGTCTTGCGAACGTTAAGTAGCCGGTGTGACCTCTTGCCTCGCTACATGGCCTAGCCATAACGGTCGAAGTTGCACTAGAAGAGTTGTCCTGTGAAATGGCGTAGCCGTCGTCGTTTGAAATGTGCTTTCTCTTGCTTGGTCTCTGTCCTCCATTGTCCTCCTCATCGTGGCTCTCACCAATCATAGCACCAGTTTCCACTTTCATTTCCTTCACTTCGTATGTTCTGAGAAGCACCTCGAACGTTCTTATCTCTACAAGTACAAACCGGTATGAgatcaaaaatgaaaaaacacatCTGCTTATGACAATTAACAAGGAATGTTTTATAGGTAAAGGAGCTTATCTACAGAAGAACATAACTCTAGTCTATATGACATGTTGAGAAAATGAGGATGAACTTACCAATGAAATCTGATCTGAGGACTTCACAAGTGCGTTGTACTTGCTCAATGCAAGGCGAGAAAGAGCAGATAACTCCATCCTCCTTCAACATCTTTGCTGCGGAAGGAACCGCGAGCCAAGGCTGAGGAAGGTCTAGAAACACCGAATCAGCCAAACCAGATAGTTTCTCAGGGAAGCCTTGTCCTTGAATATCTCTAACCTCCACGGTTACTAAACTACTTATACCCGTCTTCTCAAAGTCTTCCCTGTTGCACAAAGCAAAagtaaaagaaacataaagaagAGAGCACACAGCAAAGAGAGGCAGACACAAATTAAATAGAAGCTTCTTCTAACCTTGCACAGACAGCTCGTTGCTCGTGGAAATCAAAAGAATACACATGACCAGTGGGAGCCACAGCACGAGCAAGCGAAGTGGAAAGCGAACCACTTCCTGTCCCTGACTCGAGAACAACACACCCAGGCACCACTTCTAGATACATCACCACAAAGCTGATATCCGCAATGTAAAGGATCTGCGTCCTGTGGCTCAACACCAGCGTCCACAGCTCGGGAGTGGGAGCCAGCAGGTATACAAATTTACCCTTGTTGCTCAACACTTTCGTCCCTAACGGCTTCCCGATCCAATCAGAGTGTCTGTAAAACCCGAAACGGTTCTGAAGCACACCGTCTTTGGTTACTTTAACTGGCTTCATCACGTCGTGTCTCTCGTAAACGATGACCAAGTCTCCATCTTCGATGCATCTCTTGAAAGATAAGGCCTTCTTTGACTCAGTTGGTAGCATCTTGAGAATCAGCTGTAcagaaaaaaaacagtttaatgTCCCTTCAGCACCTTTTAACCCTAAGAATCGGAATAAGACGTAATCAGCAAGAAATAAAACGTCATTACACGAATCGAAAACTCTAATCTCAACAAAGAAGCATACTTTCTGATACAAGCCGGTAATAAACTGAAACCAAACACAATCACCTGACAAAGTAAGAAAAAGACACTCAcagagaggaagatgaagaagaggaagaagcttCGAACTCGAAGTGACGACAATGGAGTTTATGTGATTTGTAAGAACAAATCTAATCCGGACAAAGAGACAAAACCTTTAGTAGGGTTTTCGCTTTCCTTTTTCAATTCGAAACCGGATAATCGCGAGACTAAACCGGAGTAAATTAAAATTAGGTACATTCGACCGTGCTTAACCGGTTTGGGTTTATAATTGAGTTGGGCCTTTTTTGTAAGTTTAAATTTAGGCCCACTGAAATCATTTTTACGGTTCTCACCGgataagtgttaagaaaattcGATTGAACCGGACCGGACCGGGATCGCTAAAACCCTTCTTCTCGATCTCACTCTCGGCTCCAGTCACAATCACCGGTGCGTTAAACCTCCGCTCAAAGCCCTTTCTCTTCTCTGTGTATGTGTAATGTCATCGATCGTGAGCAGAGCTAGGTCATCTTCTCTTCCGAACTTCCTCGCATGGCGTGCTCTGGGCTTTCGCACCATCTGCTCCGGCGGATTGGGCATCGCGCCGTCTAGCTCGCCGCCGGCCTCCGCCGGAATCAAAATTCTGGAATCGTTCAAGGAGGAGTTCGAAGTCGGGTCTCGCGTGGTGACGCTCGAGACGGGGAAGATCGCTCGCTTCGCAAATGGCTCCGTCGTGCTGGGGATGGACGAGACCAAAGTTCTCTCCACCGTGACTTGTGCTAAGTCCAAATCTCCTGGAGATTTCTTGCCTCTCACTGTACGTTACAATCCTCTTTCACCATTTTTGAAGTTATGATTTTGAATCCTCTGAAGTAATCTGTGATCTAATCTTCCCACATGAGAAGTTTGTTATTTAATTAGCTGTTTCTGTACGTATATGATACTACTTGTTTGAAACTCTTATTGTTAGGTTGATTATCAAGAGAAGATGTTCGCTCAAGGTTTGATTCCTAATACGTATATGAGAAGAGAAGGTGCACCTAAAGAGAGGGAACTGTTATGTGGCCGCCTTATTGATAGGCCAATCAGACCATTGTTTCCTTCTGGCTTTTACCATGAGGTTCAGGTATGATGTTTCTTCAATTCGTTAGCTGATAGATCTATGTGGAAGTAtcttcatttgtatttttttttcacgtTGCAGATAATGGCAAATGTTCTGTCATCAGATGGGAAGCAGGATCCAGATATACTTGCAGCTAATGCAGCATCGACTGCGCTGATGCTGTCGGATGTTCCATGGGGAGGACCCATTGGAGTCATCAGGTTAGGAAGGATAGGTGGGCAGATTGTTGTGAATCCAACTATGGATGAGGTAAAACAAATACATTCCCTGAATTCCTAGATTGTGGCCTCTTTCTCATTTGTTGTAGTTTGGTTTGTGTAGCTTAGCTCAAGTGATCTTCATTTGATATACGCTTGCACAAGGGATAAAACTATGATGATTGACGTTCAAGCCCGTGAAATCACTGAGAAAGATCTTGCAGCTGCTCTGAGACTTGCTCATCCAGAGGTatgtttgaaaattttgttggaTCTTCTAGTACTGTGTAATGTAGTCTTATGTTTGTGCTTGGTATTCACAGGCTGTTAAGTACATTGATCCCCAAATTAGATTGGCTGCGAAAGCTGGGAAACAAAAGAAGGAGTATAAATTGTCCATGCTTTCTGAGAAAACTTTAGAAAAAGTGACTGACTTGGCTGCAGAGCGTATTGAATCCGTCTTTACCGATCCTTCACGTGGCAAGGTGCGTGCTGGCTTTGTTTCTGCCTCCATATTTTGAGTTTCAGTTGGCCtgatgattttatatatgaacAGTTTGAACGTGGAGAGGCTCTAGAGAACATTGGAAAAGATGTGGAAAAAGTATTTGAAGAAGAGGGCGATCAAGAAAGCTTGAGCATACTTCCAAAGGCTGTTGATACAGTGAGAAAGAAGGTAATCTCTGAAAATTAGCATTTGTTATTGATACAAGACTATAAGCGATTGCATAAAAGGGTACAACTGACGTGTGAAATTAAATATCAGATAGTTCGTTCAAGGATGATATCAGAGGGATTTCGGGTCGACGGCAGACATCTTGATGAAGTTAGGCCCATCTATTGTGAATCGCATCACCTGCCTGCGTTGCATGGGTCAGCACTTTTCTCACGTGGAGACACTCAGGTTTGTGCTGAAACTTCAGTCGCTAAAGACACGCGTAGAGAATCTAGTTTTTCATTAAAAGAAGTTTTGGTTGCTTCAAAAGATAAAGAATTGAAGCATAGAGCTaaaatcttttaatatatatttaatgaaaaatcctTCGTAAATACGTTCTGTATGTGTTAAAGGTGCTCTGTACTATCACACTTGGAGCCCCAGGAGATGCACAAAGGTTGGATTCTCTTGTTGGCCCACCGAAGAAGAAATTTATGCTTCACTATACCTTTCCTCCGTTTTGTACAGATGAAGTTGGAAAAAAACTAGGCCTTAACCGGCGTGAAGTTGGTCATGGTATATTTTTtgcctttttctttttgtgtgtaATCTTCTAGGTAATTGTTACTGATATCAACTTCCTTTCTAGCTTCTAGTGGAACAATGggtcaatatttttattaaattcttaagaGTTTAATTGTCGTAGAGACatattattgttttctcttTCATCTAAAAGATTTTCATATGCTTAAATGTGTTTACATTTTCTGTAGGAACACTTGCTGAAAAGGCATTGCTTGCAGTCATGCCCCCTGAAGAAGATTTTCCTTATACAGTTCGTATAAATTCAGAAGTTATGGCTTCAGATGGATCCACGTCTATGGCAAGCGTTTGTGGAGGTAATCATTCTCTTTCACCTACTAGTTTGTATGTTTATTGCAAAGCCATAATAAGTTCATAATGGAATGGTTTTGTCTCAGGCAGCATGGCGTTAATGGATGCCGGAATTTCTCTGCGAGCTCATGTTGCAGGAGTCTCCGTTGGTCTTGTCACTGACGTTGATCCATCAAGTGGAGAAATTAAAGACTACCGTATAGTAACCGATATATTGGTGGGTTTCTTCTTGTTTACATTTCATTTGCGCTTCTTGTGATGATATAATGTCTGTCTTCTGAACCATTGGTTTTATCAAGTTGGTGAACTGGATTATATGGAGATTACATACATTGCTTTACAGGGTTTAGAAGATCATCTCGGAGATATGGATTTCAAGATTGCCGGCACACGAACTGGTGTGACGGCAAGTCAACTGGATATCAAGCCAGCTggaataccattggacatagttTGTGAATCATTAGAAAATGCACGTAAAGCCCGTCTTCAGATTCTTGACCATATGGAGAGAGAAATTAATTCCCCACGAGACCAGCAATGCCGGCTAGGTTTCTTCCTCACTTGTTTTTATGTTAACCTTAGCTAATAAGACTTTCCCTGTTAAAAACTTAAGAGTTATGTCTGTTTTGCAGCAACTTTGAAGTACACCAACGATGCACTTCGTAACTTGATCGGACCTATGGGTGCCCTCAAGAGGAAGATTGAAGAGGAAACAGGTTATTCTTTTGACATCGACTTTAATTGTCATTTTAATTTCTAAAGTACTTTTAACACTATGGAATTGACGTAGTCATTTTCAAGTGAAAGAGTCTGATGCTTTAAGTAAACTACTCTTTTGAATGAAACCCATAAGCTTGTGAAGACCATCCTCtcttttatatagtttaatttgaaGCGTTTCTTCCGAGATATAACCCTATTTATTTAGGTGCAAGGTTGTCTATTGATGATGGAACATTAACTATTGTTGCCAAGAATCAGGCTGTGATGGACAAGGCTCAAGAAAAGGTATCTTATAGTCAACTGAGCTTTTAAATGATAGGCGATAGATATCCCAGAGACTTTATTTGATTCATGTATGTCCTTAGGTTGACTACATCATTGGTCGCGAAATAGTTGTTGGTGGCGTGTACAAAGGCACAGTAACATCTATAAAAGAGTACGGAGCATTTGTTGAGTTCAATGGTGGTCAACAAGGCCTACTACATATGTCTGAGTTATCTCATGAACCAGTAAGTTTTTCTAGTTATAAACTGTGATCGCTTATCTTCCATGAAATACGGTTTTCTCTTACTTCATCTGGAAGATTGATATTGTTTGGTTTATTTGTTGCTATTCCAGGTATCCAAGGTTTCAGATGTATTACATATTGGCAAGTACATAACTATGATGTGCATAGACACCGATGTCCGTGGTAACATAAAGTTATCTCTCAAAGCACTGTTACCCAAACCAACATCTCGTCCTGAAAAACTCCCGGTGGTGAAAGAGGCAGTCTCCGTAGAAACGTCTAGTTTTGGGGAGACAGTTGCAAGCCTTCCCAGTGTCGTGGAGCCACCTCAGAAATCTAAATTAGCTGTTCCTGCAGTTGTCATCCGTACTGCTGTGGAGTGTGATGAGGCAGAGAAATCTTCTTCTGTGGACAAGAACACTAAACCTAAACGCGCAGCAACAGTGAAGCCAGACCGGAAACCCAAATCCACTGCCTCTAAACAGACCGTGAAGGAAGATGAGACACTCAACTCCACTGCTACTGAAGAAAGTCGGGATGACTGTGGTGACACACTGACGCAAGACGATAAACTCAAATGCACTTCTCTTGAAAACAATTCTAACATAGTATCATCTTCAAAAGGTAAGAAACCCTCTAGGAAGGAGAAACAATCAGATAACGAGGCTGGAGAGAGTCCATCGATTAGTGCCCGGAAACTGAAAATAGGAACAGAAATGACAGCCAAAGTCCACCAGATTCGAACGCATGGACTGGTTCTTGATCTAGGTGGTGGAATCCGCGGTATGTACAAATTCGAGGTATGTCATCTTTGATTCCTTTCTTCCACATACTTAAATGTGCTTGCATTGTATTGTTTGCTTACTACTTTTATATATGAGCGCAGGGCGATGAGGAGACAGAGTTTGAGATTGGAGACACATTGCAGGTGAAATGTACAAGTTTTAGCAGTAAAGGAATCCCTGTGATGGCtttggttgatgaagaagatgtTTAATGGTAGACCTTTTCTCCTATCAATTATATGCGATCatttgagagttttgtttgAAATGTGGTATATCAAAATGGATGTAATGAAGAGATATAATATTAATAGATAGATTCATTGGCTTGCAAAAAGTAGTGTAATTAATTAGTGTAGTCTTGTAGTTTGGCCTTGGTTCGGCTTAGTTGTGAGAACTGGAGAGTAGGATCGAGGAGGAATTGAACCAGACCGGTGAATTTTGGCGTACCGTTTTGTCTCTATATTATTTTTAGCAAATATAAacaaactaggtgttttgcccgtgATGCGgacttaaacattttcataaatttttgaaaagtttttttgtacattatactagttatattgtgtttttcaaaaagaattctTGCGATCAATTTAGTATCATCTATGCATTGTCTACTCtcgaatatataattatatatatttttgaacaattaaatattaaaatatattagtggTATAATTTAAACTTGGGTCTCTagtcaaaaaacaaaacttgtttccaatttatgtaaaaaatattatttttttgaatgagCAAAGATTTAAAGATGGTTATTGTTTTAAGAACATTAATTTGTTATTTCtgaacaattaaatattaaaatattttagtggtaTAATTTAAACTTGGGTCTTTagtcaaaaaacaaaacttgttttcaatttatgtaaagaatattattttttgcgAATGAGCAAAGATTTAAGGATGGTTATTGGCAAATAAATGTTTgagaactttaatttttttttttgagattctaCTGCTATAACATtttaagggtttttgaaatattactaattaattgtcATTGATTCGaagattttcaaatttcatcaaaattctttatttatttatgataatatttttcattctattttaacaaaatttaacgttattaaaatatattttatcttttttattcataagatacaactttcaaaatattttggcaattaaaataatggatgtaaGATTTAAAATCCACTATGTAATTTGTTatttgaatatcacaacaaaaaattacatagcggtagagtttaggtttttttaactttaagttttgagattattttttagtgtttagggttggTAGAGTTTTAGTGTTAGATGGGATTTATGGTTAGGTTTAGGCAGGGTTTAGGATTaacagggtttagggttagatagaGATTTTAGGGTTAAGcagggtttagagttaggaagggtttagggttagaaaagatttagggttaggtagggtttatgGTTAAAAAGGGCATAgggtaggtagggtttagggttagtaggatTTAgtgttaggtagggtttagggttggtagggtttagggctagGTAAAGTTtaaggttaggtagggtttagggttaggtagggttaggtagggtttagaggtaagtagggtttagggtaggtagggtttagagttaggtagggtttagggttatgttgggtttaggattagaaggggtagggtttagtgttagctagggtttagggtaggtagggtttagggttatgtagggcttagggttagtagggtttagggttagaagggtttagggttaggtagggtttaaggttagaaagggtttagggtaggtagggttcagggttaggtagggtttagggtttagaaagGTTTTAGGTTAggtagggttagtagggtttagggttatgaagggttagggttagggttaggtagggtttagggttatgcATGGTTTaaggttagtagggtttagggttagtagggtttagggttagaaggggttaggtagggtttagggttagaaggggttaggtagggtttagggttagaaggggttaggtagggtttagggttacataaggtttagggtttaaggtaggtagggtttagggttatgtaGGGCTTAGCGTTAgtaggatttagggttaggtagggtttagggttaggtagggtttaaggtttggtagggtttagaattaggtagggtttaaggttaggtagggtttagggttacgtagggtttagggttagaaagggtttatggttagtagggtttaa
Above is a window of Brassica napus cultivar Da-Ae chromosome A10, Da-Ae, whole genome shotgun sequence DNA encoding:
- the LOC106372104 gene encoding tRNA (adenine(58)-N(1))-methyltransferase catalytic subunit TRMT61A-like yields the protein MLPTESKKALSFKRCIEDGDLVIVYERHDVMKPVKVTKDGVLQNRFGFYRHSDWIGKPLGTKVLSNKGKFVYLLAPTPELWTLVLSHRTQILYIADISFVVMYLEVVPGCVVLESGTGSGSLSTSLARAVAPTGHVYSFDFHEQRAVCAREDFEKTGISSLVTVEVRDIQGQGFPEKLSGLADSVFLDLPQPWLAVPSAAKMLKEDGVICSFSPCIEQVQRTCEVLRSDFIEIRTFEVLLRTYEVKEMKVETGAMIGESHDEEDNGGQRPSKRKHISNDDGYAISQDNSSSATSTVMARPCSEARGHTGYLTFARLQCLS
- the LOC106372102 gene encoding polyribonucleotide nucleotidyltransferase 2, mitochondrial-like isoform X2, which encodes MSSIVSRARSSSLPNFLAWRALGFRTICSGGLGIAPSSSPPASAGIKILESFKEEFEVGSRVVTLETGKIARFANGSVVLGMDETKVLSTVTCAKSKSPGDFLPLTVDYQEKMFAQGLIPNTYMRREGAPKERELLCGRLIDRPIRPLFPSGFYHEIMANVLSSDGKQDPDILAANAASTALMLSDVPWGGPIGVIRLGRIGGQIVVNPTMDELSSSDLHLIYACTRDKTMMIDVQAREITEKDLAAALRLAHPEAVKYIDPQIRLAAKAGKQKKEYKLSMLSEKTLEKVTDLAAERIESVFTDPSRGKFERGEALENIGKDVEKVFEEEGDQESLSILPKAVDTVRKKIVRSRMISEGFRVDGRHLDEVRPIYCESHHLPALHGSALFSRGDTQVLCTITLGAPGDAQRLDSLVGPPKKKFMLHYTFPPFCTDEVGKKLGLNRREVGHGTLAEKALLAVMPPEEDFPYTVRINSEVMASDGSTSMASVCGGSMALMDAGISLRAHVAGVSVGLVTDVDPSSGEIKDYRIVTDILGLEDHLGDMDFKIAGTRTGVTASQLDIKPAGIPLDIVCESLENARKARLQILDHMEREINSPRDQQCRLATLKYTNDALRNLIGPMGALKRKIEEETGARLSIDDGTLTIVAKNQAVMDKAQEKVDYIIGREIVVGGVYKGTVTSIKEYGAFVEFNGGQQGLLHMSELSHEPVSKVSDVLHIGKYITMMCIDTDVRGNIKLSLKALLPKPTSRPEKLPVVKEAVSVETSSFGETVASLPSVVEPPQKSKLAVPAVVIRTAVECDEAEKSSSVDKNTKPKRAATVKPDRKPKSTASKQTVKEDETLNSTATEESRDDCGDTLTQDDKLKCTSLENNSNIVSSSKGKKPSRKEKQSDNEAGESPSISARKLKIGTEMTAKVHQIRTHGLVLDLGGGIRGMYKFEGDEETEFEIGDTLQVKCTSFSSKGIPVMALVDEEDV
- the LOC106372102 gene encoding polyribonucleotide nucleotidyltransferase 2, mitochondrial-like isoform X1, with the translated sequence MSSIVSRARSSSLPNFLAWRALGFRTICSGGLGIAPSSSPPASAGIKILESFKEEFEVGSRVVTLETGKIARFANGSVVLGMDETKVLSTVTCAKSKSPGDFLPLTVDYQEKMFAQGLIPNTYMRREGAPKERELLCGRLIDRPIRPLFPSGFYHEVQIMANVLSSDGKQDPDILAANAASTALMLSDVPWGGPIGVIRLGRIGGQIVVNPTMDELSSSDLHLIYACTRDKTMMIDVQAREITEKDLAAALRLAHPEAVKYIDPQIRLAAKAGKQKKEYKLSMLSEKTLEKVTDLAAERIESVFTDPSRGKFERGEALENIGKDVEKVFEEEGDQESLSILPKAVDTVRKKIVRSRMISEGFRVDGRHLDEVRPIYCESHHLPALHGSALFSRGDTQVLCTITLGAPGDAQRLDSLVGPPKKKFMLHYTFPPFCTDEVGKKLGLNRREVGHGTLAEKALLAVMPPEEDFPYTVRINSEVMASDGSTSMASVCGGSMALMDAGISLRAHVAGVSVGLVTDVDPSSGEIKDYRIVTDILGLEDHLGDMDFKIAGTRTGVTASQLDIKPAGIPLDIVCESLENARKARLQILDHMEREINSPRDQQCRLATLKYTNDALRNLIGPMGALKRKIEEETGARLSIDDGTLTIVAKNQAVMDKAQEKVDYIIGREIVVGGVYKGTVTSIKEYGAFVEFNGGQQGLLHMSELSHEPVSKVSDVLHIGKYITMMCIDTDVRGNIKLSLKALLPKPTSRPEKLPVVKEAVSVETSSFGETVASLPSVVEPPQKSKLAVPAVVIRTAVECDEAEKSSSVDKNTKPKRAATVKPDRKPKSTASKQTVKEDETLNSTATEESRDDCGDTLTQDDKLKCTSLENNSNIVSSSKGKKPSRKEKQSDNEAGESPSISARKLKIGTEMTAKVHQIRTHGLVLDLGGGIRGMYKFEGDEETEFEIGDTLQVKCTSFSSKGIPVMALVDEEDV